In a genomic window of Streptomyces sp. NBC_01142:
- a CDS encoding AAA family ATPase, whose translation MSVHGRYGPLVHGPLVERLEGFRLPVGDSLFIVHGRGMDDVFVGHDYRGRGIEELLWELLHAAGFERVVYSTLSRPLYFRDTRSRDLSRRRKPAPAATGRNLMRPEFRGPLGRRLLPETVAGSGDVPKVPSPDPGAVYPAPVTLTDQHRVMMLDHFMRQSGVRTAVVLSHAEESLRYDRADRALAGALAGWAEHHDDHNLCVLLFRKHTLEEVQQFVADLRSVPRLESYLHDQRQRSTGRATAAIGHPHAAELDRLVHATRIRNGLRIGDWRELPLVVRAMAAEPMPAKNWQSLLRRLADEKHPLRLAELRQRQWVGGSTQDELSVSDRIDRMVGLGSVKEHLEDLRWRVTTDAALRARGLGLDAEPGSPHLVFTGNPGTGKTTVARLVGEIYRDLGLLRRGHLVEAEVPDLVAGVVGQTAIRTNETVDRALDGVLLIDEAYRLSDQSGRGFGQEAIDTLLSRMENDRGRFVLIVAGYPDKMEEFLGSNPGLRSRASAANIIHFPDYEPPELHAILLARMRDLGLSWTPELEDRLREVTQGMHATRGADFGNGRAMRDLADELKTRWARRVRAVVSEPMEPGDLPDRYRTHLRQPTPPVDELLAELDGLVGLDPVKELIRDLAGRLRLRRQQGKESFPPPHLLFVGPPGTGKTTVARLVGGLFHALGLLNRGHMIEVTRAELVAGYVGQTALKTKEAIRSALDGVLFIDEAYSLSRREHGGDFGTEAIDTLTREMEDLRGRLVVVAAGYPAPMDDFLAENHGLRSRFTERVIFPHYSGPELVEILRRTAEQQGYVLPAPVARRARTWLDRQRVAHPRDFGNGRTVRVLLDRMEARLARRLGGGEGPVTGPLAFAPEDVPDGDD comes from the coding sequence ATGTCGGTGCACGGCCGTTACGGCCCTCTCGTCCACGGCCCCCTCGTCGAGCGCCTCGAAGGGTTCCGGCTGCCCGTCGGCGACTCGCTGTTCATCGTGCACGGCCGCGGCATGGACGACGTCTTCGTCGGTCACGACTACCGCGGTCGGGGCATCGAGGAACTTCTGTGGGAACTGCTGCACGCGGCGGGCTTCGAGCGGGTCGTGTATTCGACGCTGTCCCGGCCGCTGTACTTCAGGGACACGCGGTCGCGGGATCTGTCCCGACGGCGCAAACCGGCACCCGCGGCCACCGGCCGCAACCTGATGCGTCCCGAGTTCCGCGGCCCGCTCGGCCGGCGGCTCCTGCCCGAAACGGTGGCCGGCTCGGGGGACGTGCCCAAAGTGCCCTCCCCCGACCCAGGCGCCGTGTATCCCGCACCCGTCACACTGACCGACCAGCACCGTGTGATGATGCTCGACCACTTCATGCGGCAGAGCGGGGTTCGCACCGCCGTCGTCCTCAGCCACGCCGAGGAGTCCCTGCGCTACGACCGGGCGGATCGAGCCCTCGCCGGAGCGCTCGCGGGCTGGGCGGAGCACCACGACGACCACAACCTCTGCGTCCTCCTCTTCCGTAAACACACGCTTGAAGAGGTGCAGCAGTTCGTTGCCGACCTGCGCAGTGTCCCGCGGCTGGAGAGCTACCTGCACGACCAGCGGCAGCGTTCCACCGGCCGCGCCACCGCGGCGATCGGCCATCCGCACGCAGCGGAACTGGACCGGCTCGTCCATGCCACGCGGATCAGGAACGGGCTGCGCATCGGCGACTGGCGTGAACTTCCGCTCGTCGTCCGGGCCATGGCTGCCGAGCCGATGCCGGCCAAGAACTGGCAGTCGCTGCTGCGGCGACTGGCCGACGAGAAACACCCGCTGCGCCTCGCCGAACTGCGGCAGCGACAGTGGGTCGGCGGCAGCACCCAGGACGAACTCAGCGTCTCGGACCGCATCGACCGGATGGTGGGCCTCGGCTCGGTGAAAGAGCATCTGGAGGACCTGCGCTGGCGTGTCACCACGGACGCCGCACTGCGCGCCCGGGGTCTCGGCCTCGACGCGGAGCCCGGCTCACCGCATCTGGTGTTCACCGGCAACCCCGGCACCGGCAAGACCACAGTCGCACGCCTGGTCGGCGAGATCTACCGCGACCTCGGCCTGCTGCGCCGAGGGCATCTCGTGGAGGCCGAGGTCCCGGACCTGGTGGCCGGCGTGGTGGGCCAGACGGCGATCAGGACCAACGAGACCGTGGACCGGGCCCTGGACGGAGTGCTGCTCATCGACGAGGCGTACCGGCTCAGCGACCAGAGCGGCCGCGGCTTCGGACAGGAAGCCATCGACACACTGCTCAGCCGTATGGAGAACGACCGCGGCAGATTCGTACTGATCGTCGCCGGCTACCCCGACAAGATGGAGGAGTTCCTCGGCTCCAACCCCGGCCTGCGCAGCCGGGCCTCCGCCGCCAACATCATCCACTTTCCCGACTACGAGCCGCCCGAGCTGCATGCCATCCTCCTCGCTCGGATGCGCGACCTCGGCCTGAGCTGGACCCCGGAGCTGGAGGACCGGCTGCGCGAGGTCACGCAGGGCATGCACGCCACACGCGGCGCGGACTTCGGTAACGGCCGGGCCATGCGCGACCTCGCCGACGAGCTCAAGACACGTTGGGCACGGCGCGTACGGGCAGTGGTGAGCGAGCCCATGGAACCGGGGGATCTGCCCGACAGGTACCGGACCCATCTGCGGCAGCCCACTCCCCCGGTCGATGAACTCCTCGCCGAACTCGACGGTTTGGTGGGGCTCGATCCCGTCAAGGAACTGATCCGGGATTTGGCGGGACGGCTGCGGCTACGCCGGCAGCAGGGCAAGGAGTCCTTTCCGCCGCCCCATCTGCTGTTCGTCGGTCCGCCCGGGACCGGGAAAACAACCGTGGCGCGACTCGTCGGTGGCCTCTTCCACGCACTCGGGCTGCTCAACCGCGGACACATGATCGAGGTCACCCGGGCCGAACTCGTCGCAGGCTACGTCGGACAGACGGCCCTCAAGACGAAGGAGGCGATACGGTCCGCTCTCGACGGAGTGCTGTTCATCGACGAGGCATACAGCCTCTCCCGCCGTGAGCACGGCGGAGACTTCGGCACGGAAGCCATCGACACCCTGACACGCGAGATGGAGGACCTGCGCGGCCGCCTTGTGGTCGTCGCCGCCGGATACCCGGCGCCGATGGACGACTTCCTCGCCGAGAACCACGGACTGCGCTCCCGGTTCACAGAACGGGTGATCTTCCCGCACTACTCGGGGCCCGAACTGGTCGAGATCCTTCGCCGCACGGCCGAGCAGCAGGGGTACGTCCTTCCCGCGCCGGTGGCCCGGCGGGCACGGACCTGGCTGGATCGCCAACGCGTCGCGCACCCCCGGGACTTCGGTAACGGAAGAACCGTACGAGTTCTGCTGGACCGTATGGAGGCACGCCTGGCCCGGCGCCTCGGTGGCGGCGAAGGCCCCGTCACCGGCCCCCTCGCCTTCGCCCCGGAGGACGTGCCCGATGGCGACGACTGA
- a CDS encoding Hsp70 family protein, which produces MADTSGTVVVGFDLGHGESALAKAHTSTTLAPEIVDIGSTGGGRQHVTVVAEHPTRGVLVGREAAEAKGVTSLYLAFKSPEFGREEVRHPVLLFVAKVKADAVARDGELGDKRRVRWVFGAPSGWSGDLRRAYADLLRSAGLQHVDVVPESRAAMLYARESMDITIGQDQLSGSIVVTDVGSSTTDFTRVLGYHTGPPIDTGVQLGAGLIDRTILERQLERHSERKALEELLHNNRLLRLRLELLCREVKEIYFRTDPSRFADDPDATVGGVHRVQIDKKSFYFDIELTAADMEAVLDAPQPSLEGRSWRQAFRDALDEVAQEVGGQPDAVLLTGGASRMHFVQEQTREVFGADRVLLGLEPEVAIARGLALAGRMSLRAAGFRADIRKLLEGDRIGSLVQDRLPSLGAKLGEAVADGMTERHAIPAFRRWQAGHIATLNDMAAGITSALHAELTDPDNPRLKQVITDWQNELRPDLEELTRPICRRWHIPPSAMALPAVEVSGGQLEVPFDSAAATQVLDNIAKVMNVVVAGVVATTLFGAGTAIIAATGPFAVIIAFVVVLVGLSEGKEAAMRKAQEANIPMWMRKVGGENRLVNKLRQGAGPQEAQLAAAFSAQFLDDGGQKLMSEIAKGIADDLDALAEAAELLVS; this is translated from the coding sequence ATGGCTGACACGTCCGGCACCGTAGTGGTGGGCTTCGACCTCGGGCACGGCGAGAGCGCACTCGCAAAAGCGCACACCAGCACGACGCTGGCGCCCGAAATCGTCGACATCGGATCCACCGGAGGCGGCAGGCAGCATGTCACCGTGGTCGCGGAGCACCCCACCCGCGGTGTCCTCGTCGGCAGGGAGGCTGCCGAAGCCAAGGGCGTCACGTCGCTCTATCTCGCCTTCAAGTCGCCCGAATTCGGCCGTGAGGAAGTTCGCCACCCTGTTCTTCTCTTCGTGGCCAAAGTGAAGGCGGATGCCGTCGCCCGCGACGGTGAACTGGGCGACAAGCGCCGGGTGCGCTGGGTGTTCGGAGCGCCCTCGGGCTGGAGCGGTGACCTGCGCCGCGCCTATGCGGACCTGCTGAGGTCCGCGGGCCTGCAGCATGTGGACGTGGTCCCCGAGTCGCGGGCCGCCATGCTGTATGCCCGAGAGTCCATGGACATCACCATCGGCCAGGACCAGTTGTCGGGAAGCATCGTCGTCACGGACGTCGGGTCCTCCACAACCGACTTCACTCGCGTTCTCGGCTATCACACCGGACCACCCATCGACACCGGCGTCCAGCTCGGCGCCGGGCTCATCGACCGGACCATCCTGGAGCGCCAGCTCGAACGGCACTCCGAGCGCAAGGCACTGGAGGAGTTGCTCCACAACAACCGACTGCTGCGGCTGAGACTGGAGCTGCTGTGCCGGGAGGTGAAGGAGATCTACTTCCGCACCGACCCCAGCCGATTCGCCGACGACCCCGACGCCACGGTGGGCGGAGTCCACCGGGTCCAGATCGACAAGAAGTCGTTCTACTTCGACATCGAACTGACGGCAGCCGACATGGAGGCCGTGCTGGACGCGCCCCAGCCCAGTCTTGAGGGCCGCTCCTGGCGGCAGGCTTTTCGCGACGCCCTGGACGAGGTCGCCCAAGAGGTGGGCGGGCAGCCGGACGCCGTACTGCTCACCGGAGGGGCATCGCGCATGCACTTCGTGCAGGAGCAGACCCGGGAGGTGTTCGGGGCGGACAGGGTGCTGCTCGGCCTGGAACCGGAGGTGGCGATCGCTCGCGGACTGGCGCTGGCCGGCCGGATGAGCCTGCGGGCCGCGGGCTTTCGGGCCGACATCCGCAAGCTCCTCGAGGGCGACCGGATCGGATCGCTCGTGCAGGACAGGCTGCCGTCCCTGGGCGCGAAGCTGGGTGAGGCGGTGGCGGACGGAATGACCGAACGGCATGCGATCCCCGCCTTCCGGCGCTGGCAGGCCGGTCACATCGCGACGCTCAACGACATGGCGGCGGGCATCACTTCGGCTCTGCACGCCGAGCTGACCGATCCCGACAACCCGCGGCTCAAGCAGGTGATCACCGACTGGCAGAACGAACTGCGCCCCGACCTGGAGGAGTTGACCAGGCCCATCTGCCGACGCTGGCACATTCCGCCGTCAGCGATGGCACTGCCCGCCGTGGAGGTGAGCGGCGGGCAGCTGGAGGTGCCGTTCGACTCGGCCGCCGCCACGCAGGTGCTGGACAATATCGCCAAAGTCATGAACGTGGTCGTCGCCGGAGTGGTCGCGACGACCCTGTTCGGTGCCGGCACCGCCATCATCGCCGCGACCGGGCCGTTCGCCGTGATCATCGCCTTCGTCGTGGTGCTGGTCGGGCTCAGTGAGGGCAAGGAAGCGGCGATGCGCAAGGCGCAGGAGGCCAATATTCCGATGTGGATGCGCAAGGTCGGCGGCGAGAACCGGCTCGTCAACAAGCTGCGTCAGGGGGCAGGGCCCCAGGAGGCGCAGCTGGCGGCGGCGTTCAGCGCGCAGTTCCTGGACGACGGTGGGCAAAAACTCATGAGTGAGATCGCCAAGGGCATCGCCGATGACCTCGACGCCCTCGCCGAAGCGGCGGAACTGCTCGTCTCCTGA
- a CDS encoding CU044_2847 family protein — translation MSDLVRFETRDGSAMIVEVEDSAPGLENVSRNDNGVLEAGRRLDQILSGARPTIEAVLGLLRGLAPDEYEVEFGIKLNAEAGVVVAKTATEGHFNVRLAWQRSERRDADGQAGATGTTGSPAPAATGSTVPE, via the coding sequence ATGAGCGATCTGGTGCGGTTCGAGACGCGGGACGGCTCGGCGATGATCGTGGAGGTCGAGGACAGCGCGCCGGGGCTGGAGAACGTTTCGCGCAACGACAACGGCGTACTGGAGGCCGGCCGACGTCTCGACCAGATTCTTTCCGGAGCCCGGCCGACCATCGAAGCGGTGCTCGGGCTGCTGAGGGGACTGGCGCCCGACGAGTACGAAGTCGAGTTCGGCATCAAGCTCAACGCCGAGGCGGGCGTGGTGGTCGCCAAGACCGCCACCGAGGGGCATTTCAATGTGCGCCTCGCCTGGCAGCGGTCAGAACGGCGGGATGCCGACGGGCAGGCCGGCGCCACCGGGACAACCGGCTCCCCTGCTCCCGCAGCCACCGGCTCCACCGTGCCGGAGTGA
- a CDS encoding WD40 repeat domain-containing protein: MATTDSVTATAPLADEACPVCAAPIGDEPECGSCGCMLSGKLILGRLTPKIRNDIDDRLAAARRRFDLTAAARASGAPWRTDLVRLDRMEALVREGPPPPGEREDVLRELEEEGKRPAAVSPDSAGRPSDAAGARTLRDLARAALAAGSGHSPDVTLAEITASGLTATVFGRGQDGETTERADVRTWSWAELLAGLPKDPDAALFILAGGIGHGTGPRAGTDALVIPETLEHMAERTVLVNRVSGWTVPESLLGLLEQRLPDAESVRLPGEAPPPDTMRHADGFTAAAWEQDADAVRLAGGGADGSVRIWRLWDPEPFEVRSLHQGRVTAVDIADEGRSVVSGGKDGAVRLWSFGGSGRARTLARHQGWVDAVRIRAGVVFSLSDDGIRRSTLFAEPNDAATPFPLRVAWSSAAARLAVTSDARILVVGGAGEAVVRDGTSGTRLFSVTTGSTVTALALDAGDRLLAIGCADGTIHIHDLHERDPVGRWTGHSGPLRALAFGPGGSLAAADDTGGIRVRSADPRGAPPGEVQSLAVGAHSSPVRALDFNRLGELLSADGDGLVRAWRLPRLH; this comes from the coding sequence ATGGCGACGACTGATTCCGTCACTGCCACCGCGCCCCTGGCCGACGAAGCGTGTCCTGTCTGCGCCGCGCCGATCGGCGACGAGCCGGAGTGCGGCAGCTGCGGCTGCATGCTGAGCGGGAAGCTCATCCTCGGCCGCCTCACGCCGAAGATCCGGAACGACATCGACGATCGGCTCGCAGCAGCCCGACGCCGCTTCGACCTGACCGCCGCGGCCCGTGCGTCCGGCGCGCCGTGGCGGACGGATCTCGTACGGCTCGACCGGATGGAGGCCCTGGTTCGGGAGGGGCCGCCGCCGCCGGGCGAACGGGAGGACGTGCTGCGCGAACTGGAAGAGGAGGGGAAGCGGCCGGCTGCCGTCTCGCCCGACAGCGCCGGCAGGCCGAGCGATGCGGCCGGCGCACGGACGCTGCGGGATCTGGCGCGCGCGGCCCTCGCCGCCGGGTCCGGGCACTCGCCGGATGTCACGCTCGCCGAGATCACGGCGAGCGGGCTGACAGCCACCGTATTCGGCCGGGGGCAGGACGGCGAGACCACCGAGCGGGCTGATGTGCGCACCTGGAGCTGGGCCGAGCTGCTGGCCGGGCTGCCGAAGGACCCTGATGCGGCGCTGTTCATCCTCGCGGGCGGCATCGGGCACGGGACGGGACCGCGGGCAGGTACGGACGCTCTCGTCATACCCGAGACACTCGAGCACATGGCGGAGCGGACCGTCCTGGTGAACCGTGTATCCGGCTGGACCGTGCCCGAGTCTCTGCTCGGACTGCTGGAGCAGCGGCTGCCGGACGCCGAATCCGTACGGCTGCCGGGCGAGGCGCCGCCGCCGGACACGATGCGGCACGCTGACGGGTTCACCGCGGCGGCCTGGGAACAGGACGCGGACGCCGTGCGGCTCGCGGGCGGCGGCGCGGACGGCTCGGTCCGCATTTGGCGGCTGTGGGACCCCGAGCCGTTCGAAGTCCGGTCCCTGCACCAAGGCCGGGTGACCGCCGTCGACATCGCCGACGAGGGCAGATCGGTGGTGAGCGGAGGCAAGGACGGTGCCGTACGGCTGTGGTCGTTCGGCGGCTCCGGGCGAGCGCGGACACTGGCCCGGCACCAGGGCTGGGTCGATGCCGTACGGATCCGGGCCGGCGTCGTGTTCAGCCTCAGCGACGACGGAATACGCAGGTCCACACTGTTCGCGGAACCGAACGACGCCGCCACCCCGTTTCCGCTGCGCGTCGCCTGGTCGTCGGCCGCGGCCCGGCTGGCGGTCACCTCCGACGCCCGGATCCTCGTGGTCGGCGGCGCCGGGGAGGCGGTCGTCCGGGACGGCACAAGCGGCACCCGGCTGTTCTCCGTGACCACCGGCTCCACCGTCACCGCCCTCGCCCTGGACGCCGGGGACCGGCTCCTCGCCATCGGCTGCGCCGACGGCACCATCCACATCCACGACCTGCACGAACGCGACCCAGTCGGCCGATGGACCGGCCACAGCGGCCCGTTGCGTGCCCTCGCCTTCGGGCCCGGCGGGTCCCTGGCGGCCGCCGACGACACCGGAGGCATCCGGGTGCGCAGCGCCGACCCGCGCGGAGCGCCGCCCGGCGAAGTCCAGAGCCTGGCCGTGGGGGCGCACTCAAGCCCGGTGCGTGCACTGGACTTCAACCGGCTCGGAGAACTTCTGAGCGCGGACGGCGACGGGCTCGTTCGGGCCTGGCGCCTCCCGCGCCTGCACTGA
- a CDS encoding tetratricopeptide repeat protein: MSIRRAHDRAPNGAGVLVTDRHVLTCAHVTVPNNRRQPPEGPLFVHFHHADPHEPIPAVVVEGGWHPQDSVLRTGDLAVLELQTPLPGTAATAPLVSTENGVWGHRFHVYGYPEGDHRAGGVSANGTISGRAGPDWIQLESTSTLGHGLAPGFSGSPVWDITLGGVIGIVAARDKPGEKHDPRTGYAIPVEALAGFWPPLRELIRKPVAEEQRAEVENLLALPLRPDGELPRIRDVRIYDIGVTPSKNLAHDPDPPYVPRQIEDGLLKSALDTQPFILLAGESKAGKSRTLIELLRHACPDARLIVPKDTPSAPGDLGKLSLPTGGDRAVLWLDDIHEYLRPGGVDLKVLEAFARHQPAVTVVATITSEAYSRLKAPKGEVNRAARQVLGKVKPIILPRLLRDEDRAEAQRLYEQEDFTDRGIGEQMIAAPLLEDRLNGGREECPEGWAVVRAAVDWQRMGCEAPLTKTALRQLFVHYLAAGPSHRAATDAAFDTSLDWATRNVAGSIALLSEYLGGGDDGENHYEAFAYLPAYVDARGDPETTLVPRFAWDYAVQYVPPDDLLGIAFAAFTREEPDIAVSALERAHDSAARREVVAWAALILGEVAMRNEDLERARTLLEQAHASQSPDVVPLAQVDLAALFQLVGETEDAQHMLELALASRDPQAAPLAQASLGGLLLAQGELDRARELLESAVNSGDPQIVPLAAANLGGLIVQRGEMSTARAPSQDKREPSGPHTAPTSPGHPGSAGGGPLSLPRAVRESAISQAVPLAQANLAALLIDTGDLERAGDLLHAAISSANPLVVPLAQASLGGLFIQQGDFDQGRELLESAVRSDNLFAAQHAEVTLGWLLCLQGEPEQAGEHLERALGFSNPEAVLRARCLLGTVRATEGDLEGAVEALQMVVDSGHPGWAVAARADQAMYWAQAGEYEQARAAFAEIAGSNHPEQGPRAADLLGDVLAAQEDWAGAETAYRGVINSGHPVWASIARMDLAVMLTRIGDERGLVMLTRIADSGETDQGPRAGDLLGDALAARGDWTGAEAAYRKAIDSGHEHWAAVARVDLALMLADIDEIPRSAALLAEEAETGSSLADIAAGFLGILRIHQGHADEGRELLERAAASESAEAVDLAGIQLAKLAADAGRLDEAAARFQALLSSDSGVAAEMAPLARAHLGALRLRRGEVDAALELLDEAAASDRPDAAAIALMGRGEYLLDAGDSAVAQQYLHAALDMDDPEVSPKALALIGVALLAENDLEGAREALTEALACEVAAIEPLVRRYLGSALAQLDRWPEAQEVLLPLARSDDREHRPQGLVVLGQLAVLGGRPDEAREYFEEAAASVDMDARAQALLAMEDSGHAVGHRPPARALPPSSSPWDEPAPEFAATTSGKADRMTDAPVAAPAAAPALGAKGTAVLPRLPLALLVLLGRAAEGEGLPGEARYWFDKAIAGDQDADDTVLRRARTLLAELPTEQARDAIAGSDD, from the coding sequence GTGAGCATCCGACGAGCGCATGACCGGGCGCCCAACGGCGCAGGTGTGCTCGTCACCGACCGTCATGTGCTGACCTGCGCCCATGTCACGGTCCCGAACAACCGCCGGCAGCCGCCCGAGGGTCCCCTCTTCGTTCACTTCCACCACGCAGACCCGCACGAACCCATACCCGCCGTCGTCGTCGAGGGAGGCTGGCACCCTCAGGACAGCGTCCTGCGAACGGGCGACCTGGCCGTACTGGAACTGCAGACCCCGCTGCCGGGAACCGCCGCCACCGCGCCCCTGGTATCCACCGAAAACGGGGTCTGGGGCCACCGCTTCCACGTGTACGGCTACCCGGAGGGCGATCACAGAGCGGGCGGCGTATCCGCGAACGGCACGATCAGCGGGCGGGCGGGGCCGGACTGGATCCAGCTCGAGTCGACGTCCACGCTCGGTCATGGTCTGGCCCCCGGCTTCTCCGGTTCGCCCGTGTGGGACATCACGCTCGGGGGTGTCATCGGCATCGTCGCCGCCCGTGACAAGCCCGGCGAGAAGCACGATCCCAGAACCGGGTACGCGATCCCCGTGGAAGCGCTCGCCGGATTCTGGCCGCCGCTGCGGGAGTTGATCCGCAAGCCGGTCGCCGAGGAACAGCGCGCCGAGGTCGAGAACCTGCTGGCGCTGCCGCTGCGGCCGGACGGAGAGCTGCCCAGGATCCGCGATGTCCGCATCTACGACATCGGCGTGACGCCCTCCAAGAATCTGGCACACGACCCGGACCCGCCCTATGTGCCCCGGCAGATCGAAGACGGGCTCCTCAAGAGCGCCCTGGACACCCAGCCGTTCATCCTGCTGGCCGGGGAATCCAAGGCCGGCAAGTCCCGCACTCTGATCGAACTGCTGCGTCACGCGTGCCCGGACGCCCGGCTGATCGTTCCCAAGGACACACCTTCGGCGCCCGGCGATCTCGGCAAGTTGTCGCTGCCCACCGGCGGGGACCGTGCGGTGCTCTGGCTCGACGACATCCACGAGTACCTGCGGCCGGGCGGCGTCGACCTGAAGGTCCTCGAAGCCTTCGCACGGCACCAGCCGGCCGTCACCGTGGTCGCCACGATCACCTCCGAGGCGTACAGCCGGCTCAAGGCCCCCAAGGGGGAGGTGAATCGCGCGGCACGTCAGGTGCTCGGCAAGGTGAAGCCGATCATTCTGCCCCGTCTGCTGCGCGACGAGGACCGAGCCGAGGCACAACGCCTCTATGAGCAGGAGGACTTCACCGACCGTGGCATCGGCGAACAGATGATCGCCGCGCCCCTCCTGGAGGATCGGCTCAACGGGGGCAGGGAGGAGTGCCCCGAAGGCTGGGCCGTGGTGCGCGCAGCCGTCGACTGGCAGCGGATGGGGTGCGAGGCGCCGCTCACCAAAACCGCCCTGCGCCAACTCTTCGTTCACTATCTGGCGGCGGGACCGAGTCACCGGGCCGCGACGGACGCCGCTTTCGACACCTCGCTGGACTGGGCGACCAGGAACGTGGCCGGCAGCATCGCCCTGCTGAGCGAGTACCTGGGGGGCGGGGACGACGGCGAGAACCACTACGAGGCATTCGCCTATCTGCCGGCCTACGTCGACGCCCGCGGCGACCCGGAAACCACACTCGTCCCGCGCTTTGCCTGGGATTACGCGGTGCAGTACGTACCGCCCGACGACCTGCTCGGTATCGCCTTCGCCGCGTTCACCCGCGAGGAGCCGGACATCGCCGTCAGCGCCCTGGAGCGCGCCCACGACAGCGCGGCACGCCGCGAAGTCGTCGCCTGGGCGGCTCTGATCCTGGGCGAAGTGGCGATGCGCAACGAGGACCTCGAACGCGCCAGGACGTTGCTCGAACAGGCCCATGCCTCACAATCGCCCGACGTTGTGCCGCTGGCGCAGGTCGACCTCGCCGCCCTGTTCCAACTCGTCGGAGAGACCGAGGACGCGCAGCACATGCTGGAGTTGGCGCTCGCGTCCCGCGACCCGCAAGCGGCGCCGCTGGCCCAGGCCAGTCTGGGCGGGCTGCTGCTCGCCCAGGGGGAACTCGACCGCGCACGCGAACTCCTGGAATCCGCGGTCAACTCGGGAGACCCGCAAATCGTCCCGCTCGCCGCCGCGAACCTCGGCGGACTGATCGTGCAGCGCGGTGAGATGTCCACGGCGCGTGCACCCTCCCAGGACAAGCGCGAACCGTCCGGACCGCACACAGCACCCACCTCGCCGGGACACCCGGGCAGCGCCGGCGGCGGACCTCTGAGCCTGCCGCGCGCAGTCCGTGAATCGGCGATCTCCCAGGCCGTGCCACTCGCACAGGCCAACCTCGCCGCACTCCTGATCGACACGGGCGACCTGGAACGCGCCGGCGACCTCCTGCACGCCGCCATATCCTCCGCCAACCCCCTGGTCGTACCGCTGGCCCAGGCCAGTCTGGGCGGGCTGTTCATCCAGCAGGGCGACTTCGACCAGGGCCGCGAGCTCCTCGAATCCGCCGTCCGTTCGGACAACCTCTTCGCAGCGCAGCATGCCGAGGTCACCCTCGGCTGGCTGCTGTGTCTGCAGGGTGAACCGGAGCAGGCCGGGGAGCACCTGGAGCGCGCCCTCGGTTTCAGCAATCCGGAAGCAGTGCTGCGCGCCCGTTGCCTGCTGGGCACAGTCCGGGCGACCGAAGGGGATCTCGAGGGCGCCGTCGAAGCACTCCAGATGGTGGTCGACTCCGGGCATCCCGGGTGGGCGGTGGCCGCCCGGGCCGATCAGGCCATGTACTGGGCGCAGGCCGGCGAATACGAGCAGGCCCGTGCCGCATTCGCCGAGATCGCCGGCTCGAACCACCCCGAACAGGGACCACGCGCCGCCGACCTGCTCGGTGACGTGCTGGCCGCCCAGGAGGACTGGGCGGGTGCCGAAACGGCGTACAGGGGGGTCATCAACTCCGGCCACCCTGTGTGGGCCTCCATCGCTCGGATGGACCTTGCAGTGATGCTCACCAGGATCGGCGACGAGCGAGGCCTCGTTATGCTGACCCGAATCGCGGACTCCGGCGAGACGGACCAGGGCCCGCGCGCCGGGGATCTGCTGGGCGACGCGCTGGCCGCCCGGGGCGACTGGACCGGAGCGGAAGCGGCTTACCGGAAGGCAATCGACTCCGGGCACGAGCACTGGGCCGCGGTCGCCCGGGTGGACCTCGCACTGATGCTGGCGGACATCGACGAGATTCCTCGGTCCGCGGCCCTGCTGGCCGAGGAGGCCGAGACGGGGTCGTCGCTCGCCGACATCGCCGCGGGCTTCCTGGGCATCCTGCGCATCCATCAGGGTCATGCCGACGAAGGCCGTGAACTCCTCGAGCGGGCCGCTGCATCGGAGTCGGCCGAGGCTGTGGACCTGGCCGGTATCCAGCTCGCGAAGCTGGCGGCCGACGCGGGTCGGCTGGACGAAGCGGCAGCGCGTTTCCAGGCCCTGCTGTCCTCCGACAGTGGCGTCGCGGCCGAGATGGCCCCGCTGGCCCGCGCCCACCTGGGCGCACTTCGGCTGCGCCGGGGCGAGGTTGACGCGGCTCTGGAACTGCTCGACGAAGCGGCCGCCTCCGACCGCCCCGATGCGGCGGCGATCGCCCTGATGGGCCGCGGTGAGTATCTGCTGGACGCCGGGGACTCCGCTGTCGCCCAGCAGTACCTGCATGCCGCACTTGACATGGACGACCCGGAAGTCTCACCCAAGGCCCTCGCCCTCATCGGGGTCGCCCTGCTCGCCGAAAACGACCTCGAGGGAGCACGGGAGGCGCTCACGGAGGCGCTCGCCTGCGAGGTGGCCGCGATCGAACCACTGGTCAGGCGCTACCTCGGCAGTGCGCTGGCCCAGCTCGACCGCTGGCCCGAGGCGCAGGAGGTACTACTGCCACTGGCCCGCTCCGACGACAGGGAACACCGGCCACAAGGTCTCGTCGTACTCGGCCAGTTGGCTGTCCTGGGGGGACGGCCCGACGAGGCACGGGAGTACTTCGAGGAAGCCGCCGCCTCGGTCGACATGGACGCCAGGGCCCAGGCGCTGCTGGCAATGGAGGATTCGGGACATGCGGTCGGACACCGGCCCCCGGCGCGTGCCCTGCCACCGAGCAGCAGTCCCTGGGACGAGCCTGCTCCAGAGTTCGCAGCGACGACATCCGGCAAGGCGGACCGGATGACCGATGCCCCGGTCGCGGCCCCTGCGGCCGCCCCTGCCCTCGGAGCGAAGGGGACGGCTGTCCTGCCCCGGCTCCCGCTCGCCCTGCTCGTCCTCTTGGGTCGGGCCGCCGAAGGAGAAGGCCTGCCCGGCGAAGCGCGTTACTGGTTCGACAAGGCCATCGCCGGCGACCAGGATGCGGATGACACCGTACTGCGCCGGGCCAGGACCCTCCTCGCGGAACTACCCACCGAACAGGCCCGGGACGCAATTGCGGGTTCGGACGACTGA